From the Planktothrix tepida PCC 9214 genome, one window contains:
- a CDS encoding diguanylate cyclase domain-containing protein, giving the protein MNSELRIVELSWGVARFADCPEQVRSGEDVCDAFPELIGLEETFKKIINHQINQFEIKGICRGLREEEIIYFDIYVLNNPEISLNREELLIIFEDTTDGFLKQQKITQVAKEYGLALSALDKTKTYLNQIINSMTDLLIVTDNQGIIKIINRATIVLFNYSQEELIQHSIFKLFEDEKITHNFKESEFLASFHLLNPIKILCKAKTGTSFPISFSCSSLNFDISENQEFVWIGRDMTEQKRVELQLRQQGERDRLLKTITQRIHQSLSLQETLQTIVGEILHFLQVDRVLIYRFFTPTEGRIIAETVINSSIPHLNPSILTPDFNFLLLSYFNSGKIDAIDDVYLVPINFPYLYSLLQLKVKASLVVPILIYDSSQESNSTNQLWGLLMAHQCYQPRHWEVWEINLLEELATQIAIALQQAELYEQLQIAYQGLQQLVIQDGLTGLANRRHFDRILYQEWNRLRREGAPLSLLLLDIDYFKQYNDSYGHLAGDFCLQEVAQILQNIVQRSSDLVARYGGEEFAVILPNTQTSEAIQVAEKIREQVEALQIPHQESQVSNYVTMSIGVATLIPIEHLTPQIVIHTADQALYQAKQNGRNCIFIASP; this is encoded by the coding sequence ATGAATTCAGAGCTTAGGATTGTCGAATTATCTTGGGGTGTCGCCAGATTTGCAGATTGTCCAGAGCAAGTGCGATCTGGAGAAGATGTCTGTGATGCTTTTCCTGAGTTAATTGGATTAGAAGAAACCTTTAAGAAAATTATTAATCATCAAATTAATCAATTTGAAATTAAAGGAATCTGTCGCGGTTTGAGAGAGGAAGAAATTATCTATTTTGATATTTATGTTTTAAATAATCCTGAAATTTCTCTCAATCGTGAAGAATTATTAATTATCTTTGAAGATACAACAGATGGGTTTTTAAAACAACAAAAAATTACTCAAGTTGCGAAAGAATATGGATTGGCTTTAAGTGCTTTAGATAAGACTAAAACCTATCTAAATCAAATCATTAATTCTATGACTGATTTGTTGATTGTAACAGATAATCAGGGAATTATTAAAATTATTAATAGAGCAACCATTGTTTTATTTAACTATTCCCAAGAAGAATTAATTCAACACTCTATTTTTAAATTATTTGAAGATGAAAAAATTACCCATAATTTTAAAGAATCAGAATTCTTAGCTTCTTTTCATTTATTAAATCCGATAAAAATTCTCTGTAAAGCTAAAACTGGAACGTCTTTTCCGATCTCATTTTCTTGTTCCTCCCTCAATTTTGATATTTCTGAAAATCAAGAATTTGTTTGGATCGGTCGAGATATGACGGAACAGAAACGGGTGGAACTTCAGTTACGTCAACAAGGAGAACGTGATCGGCTTTTAAAAACGATTACCCAACGCATTCATCAATCTTTAAGCTTACAAGAAACTTTACAAACCATCGTCGGAGAAATTCTTCATTTTTTACAGGTTGATCGAGTTTTAATTTATCGATTTTTCACCCCAACAGAAGGACGAATAATCGCTGAAACCGTCATCAATTCTTCTATCCCACATCTGAATCCATCTATTTTAACCCCAGATTTTAATTTTCTTTTATTATCTTATTTTAACTCTGGAAAAATCGATGCAATTGATGATGTTTACTTAGTTCCTATTAATTTCCCCTATCTCTATTCTTTACTTCAATTAAAAGTTAAAGCGAGTTTAGTTGTACCGATTCTAATTTATGACTCGTCTCAAGAGTCTAATTCCACCAATCAACTTTGGGGGTTATTAATGGCGCATCAATGCTATCAACCTCGCCATTGGGAAGTCTGGGAAATTAACTTATTAGAGGAATTAGCAACCCAAATTGCTATTGCGTTGCAACAAGCTGAACTTTATGAACAATTACAAATTGCTTATCAAGGATTACAACAGTTAGTGATTCAGGATGGATTAACAGGTCTAGCCAATCGTCGTCATTTTGATCGGATACTTTATCAAGAATGGAATCGATTGAGACGAGAAGGAGCACCTTTATCGTTGCTTTTACTCGATATTGATTATTTTAAACAATACAATGATAGCTATGGACATTTAGCGGGGGATTTTTGTTTACAGGAAGTCGCTCAGATTTTACAGAATATTGTTCAACGAAGTAGCGATTTAGTGGCTCGTTATGGAGGGGAGGAATTTGCTGTAATTTTACCCAATACCCAGACTTCAGAAGCCATTCAGGTTGCAGAAAAAATTCGAGAACAGGTGGAAGCCTTGCAAATTCCCCATCAGGAATCCCAGGTCAGTAATTATGTCACAATGAGTATTGGAGTAGCGACGTTAATTCCTATCGAACATTTAACCCCTCAAATTGTCATTCACACGGCTGATCAAGCTTTATATCAAGCTAAACAAAATGGCCGAAATTGCATTTTTATAGCCTCTCCTTAA
- a CDS encoding Rab family GTPase, translating into MISKKICLVGDFGVGKTSLIRRFVDRQFSDQYLSTVGVKISRKAVEIVALNPEKTGTVQLLIWDIEGHTKFKAIAPSYLQGASGTVIVADVTRQETVERLSEHIDLFLSVNPKGFMVIAFNKIDLVDSTELERIVKLAPDFKQCGQILASYQTSAKTGDHVDTIFYQLSQKFLAS; encoded by the coding sequence ATGATTTCTAAAAAAATTTGCTTAGTCGGTGATTTTGGAGTCGGAAAAACCAGTTTGATTCGCAGATTTGTGGATCGCCAATTTAGTGATCAATATTTGTCTACGGTGGGAGTTAAAATTTCTCGCAAAGCTGTTGAGATCGTAGCCCTGAATCCTGAAAAAACGGGAACTGTACAATTGTTAATTTGGGATATTGAAGGGCATACTAAATTTAAAGCGATCGCCCCCAGTTATTTACAAGGAGCAAGCGGTACAGTCATTGTTGCAGATGTGACCCGTCAGGAAACGGTAGAACGGCTCTCGGAACATATTGACTTATTTTTATCAGTCAATCCGAAAGGATTTATGGTCATTGCGTTTAATAAAATTGATTTGGTTGACTCAACTGAACTGGAACGAATTGTTAAACTCGCTCCTGATTTTAAGCAATGTGGACAAATTTTAGCCAGCTATCAAACCTCCGCCAAAACCGGGGATCATGTTGATACAATTTTTTACCAACTTTCTCAGAAATTTCTAGCGTCATAA
- a CDS encoding BON domain-containing protein translates to MTSSQDNLSSIDQQQGITSQQNSSDAVEGDPLASLINLLLDLNLSHESKSPPSPSILPLDPEPFPTPLTVDSVVSEPEFLNSNPSIRPVPFQPSTPEDDGVLRLLPLLEKPPSAAMDIDYSVSKIEENFPSIPSSTPSQNLEASVELKSTEEIPEIVSSNREKIEEDDPSDLLDLKALEPLLKAFNLDQPSLQQNSQNTELKVSKPSEIKKASNPDDPLEQLQELMFGSNLTDDLEELKNQLLGSELPEVRELVDRITQQLNRIEIQIYEPQKLIELLLPSIGQLLNLKVNESKEELIQAFIPIIDEVIRGKGQTDRMAMSAAIADLIPEAIKKQIQDSPKEIAQAIGPEIGAAIREQIRIDRNEIAEALAPMMGRTIKEQISLERDSMVDALYPVIGSTISRYLGEAIKDINDKVNSALSMQGIKRKIQSKVQGVSEAELILMEVSNFIVQAVFLIHKGSGLVIAQMQQPDQQLEAEMIGGMLTAIRSFVNDCIVKTGEVSELNEIEYGDSKIIIEVAGYCYLAIVVKGEPPKEFIKKIRQTMTTLIVKYSQPIEEFEGDPDSVPDGIPCQLEALMRFGTDIKVYQKPTTLLIGGAVVLSLILISLGIYQYRQMNLRQLEATLTTKLGSEPELAIYPLSVQVQGKILELEGKVPTARLKDKAKAIVQQTAPNFQIENRIIAVKLPPDPVKVASEVKQMVILLNQISGISISADYQSSQVTLKGKVIKAEDIQKITQAFEKIEGVDSVVANLVVQPLPIPTRIYFKVNSAELILKDLRGKLVPLAQYLKRYPDLKLQIIGYSHQQENAGKNDQLAVKRAQTVQNILEDLGIDRRRLEAVGKIEYPGGVDENQEPWLSQTVLFEIIPLQSKDNKPLKP, encoded by the coding sequence ATGACCTCTTCTCAGGATAATTTAAGCTCTATTGATCAACAACAGGGGATAACCTCTCAACAGAATTCATCCGATGCTGTTGAGGGTGATCCTCTAGCATCGTTGATCAATTTATTACTAGATTTAAACCTGAGTCATGAGTCTAAATCTCCTCCTTCTCCCTCAATATTACCCCTAGACCCAGAACCATTCCCCACCCCCTTAACGGTTGATTCTGTAGTCTCTGAGCCTGAGTTTCTTAACTCAAATCCATCGATTCGTCCTGTGCCTTTTCAACCTTCAACGCCAGAAGATGATGGGGTTTTGCGACTCCTTCCCTTATTGGAAAAACCTCCTTCTGCGGCAATGGACATTGACTATTCCGTAAGCAAAATAGAAGAGAATTTCCCTTCAATTCCTTCCTCAACACCCTCTCAAAATTTAGAAGCTTCTGTTGAGCTAAAATCAACCGAGGAAATTCCTGAAATTGTTTCATCTAATCGGGAGAAAATTGAAGAAGATGATCCTTCTGATCTTCTTGATTTAAAAGCTCTTGAACCTTTATTAAAAGCCTTTAATTTAGATCAACCTTCGCTTCAACAGAATTCCCAAAATACGGAATTAAAAGTATCCAAACCCTCAGAGATCAAAAAAGCTTCTAATCCTGATGATCCCTTAGAGCAATTACAAGAGTTAATGTTTGGCTCTAACTTAACGGATGATTTAGAAGAATTGAAAAATCAACTGTTAGGATCGGAATTACCGGAAGTGCGAGAACTGGTAGACCGGATTACACAGCAACTCAATCGCATTGAAATCCAAATTTATGAACCGCAAAAATTAATTGAACTGTTGCTTCCCAGTATTGGTCAACTTTTAAATTTAAAAGTTAATGAATCCAAAGAGGAGCTTATTCAAGCTTTTATTCCAATTATTGATGAAGTGATTCGAGGAAAAGGTCAAACGGATCGAATGGCGATGAGTGCTGCTATTGCGGATTTAATTCCTGAAGCGATTAAAAAACAAATTCAGGATTCTCCTAAAGAAATTGCTCAAGCGATTGGGCCAGAAATTGGGGCGGCTATTCGTGAACAAATTAGAATTGATCGCAATGAAATTGCTGAAGCTTTAGCACCGATGATGGGTCGGACAATTAAAGAACAAATTAGTTTAGAACGAGATTCAATGGTGGATGCGTTGTATCCGGTGATTGGGAGTACGATTAGCCGCTATTTAGGGGAAGCCATTAAAGATATTAATGACAAAGTAAATAGTGCTTTGAGTATGCAAGGAATCAAACGGAAAATTCAATCGAAAGTTCAAGGGGTATCGGAAGCGGAACTGATTTTAATGGAAGTGAGTAATTTTATCGTGCAAGCGGTATTTTTAATTCATAAAGGTTCCGGTTTAGTCATTGCTCAAATGCAACAACCCGATCAACAACTTGAAGCCGAAATGATCGGTGGAATGTTAACGGCAATTCGCAGTTTTGTGAATGATTGTATTGTAAAAACGGGTGAAGTCTCAGAACTGAATGAAATTGAGTATGGGGATTCTAAAATTATTATCGAAGTCGCTGGATATTGTTATTTAGCAATTGTAGTAAAAGGAGAACCCCCCAAAGAATTTATTAAAAAAATCCGCCAAACGATGACGACTTTAATTGTCAAATATAGTCAGCCGATTGAAGAGTTTGAAGGCGATCCCGATTCAGTTCCTGATGGAATTCCGTGCCAGCTTGAAGCTTTAATGCGGTTTGGAACTGATATAAAAGTTTATCAAAAGCCAACCACTCTTTTAATTGGTGGCGCAGTGGTACTAAGTTTGATTTTAATTTCTTTGGGAATTTATCAATACCGCCAGATGAATTTGCGCCAATTAGAAGCTACATTAACGACAAAATTAGGATCAGAACCTGAGTTAGCGATTTATCCTTTATCCGTTCAAGTGCAGGGAAAAATACTAGAATTAGAAGGGAAAGTTCCGACGGCTAGATTGAAAGATAAAGCGAAAGCGATCGTTCAACAAACGGCTCCTAATTTTCAAATTGAGAATCGAATTATTGCAGTTAAACTTCCTCCCGATCCGGTTAAAGTTGCCAGCGAAGTTAAGCAAATGGTAATATTGCTGAATCAAATCAGTGGGATTTCTATTTCGGCTGATTATCAAAGCTCTCAAGTTACCTTGAAAGGAAAAGTAATTAAAGCTGAAGATATCCAGAAAATCACCCAAGCCTTTGAGAAAATTGAGGGGGTAGATTCTGTCGTTGCCAATCTGGTTGTACAACCCCTTCCGATTCCGACTCGGATTTATTTTAAGGTGAATTCGGCTGAATTAATCTTGAAAGATTTACGCGGTAAACTTGTCCCTCTGGCTCAATATTTAAAGCGATACCCTGATCTCAAATTACAAATTATTGGTTATAGTCATCAACAGGAAAACGCTGGTAAAAATGATCAGTTGGCCGTAAAACGTGCTCAAACCGTTCAAAATATTTTGGAGGATTTAGGGATTGATCGACGAAGGCTGGAAGCGGTCGGAAAAATAGAATATCCTGGGGGAGTAGATGAGAATCAGGAACCTTGGTTGAGTCAAACCGTTTTGTTTGAGATAATACCCTTACAATCAAAAGATAATAAACCCCTGAAACCATGA
- the mltG gene encoding endolytic transglycosylase MltG encodes MKRFSKGFFYLLILPIIWGFFGWQGWRWWSWASAAPQSEEQVRSSSGGGNSVKILIPPGTSSQQIGEDLKAAGLIRSDLAWRLWARWLIFKDPQGDFKAGSYSLAPTQSLSEVASKIWNGEVMTLSFTIPEGWSIQQMAEYFEQQGFFSAQEFIAASRQIPYQDYPWLPQNLPLLEGFLFPDTYQVESAEVTPQVIIRQMLDRFQESALPIYQQAKSQLNLDLNEWVTLASIVEKEAVVAEERNRISGVFHNRLQKGIQLASDPTVEYALGIRQTVDQPLTFKQVETPSPYNTYINVGLPPTAIASPGLASLKATLNPEKTDYLYFMARYDGTHIFSRTEAEHQAAIAEVERNLSSQ; translated from the coding sequence TTGAAACGGTTTTCTAAAGGTTTTTTTTATCTTCTTATTCTACCGATAATCTGGGGATTCTTCGGATGGCAAGGTTGGAGGTGGTGGAGTTGGGCAAGTGCGGCTCCTCAAAGTGAAGAACAGGTGAGATCCTCCAGTGGGGGTGGAAACAGTGTGAAAATCCTGATTCCCCCTGGAACATCAAGCCAGCAAATTGGGGAAGATTTGAAAGCAGCCGGATTAATTCGTTCCGATTTGGCTTGGAGACTGTGGGCACGGTGGTTAATCTTCAAAGATCCTCAAGGAGATTTTAAAGCCGGAAGCTATTCTCTGGCTCCAACTCAATCCTTGAGTGAAGTCGCTTCTAAAATCTGGAATGGGGAAGTGATGACGCTTAGTTTCACGATTCCAGAAGGCTGGTCAATTCAGCAAATGGCGGAATATTTTGAACAACAGGGATTTTTCTCGGCGCAGGAATTTATCGCAGCGAGTCGTCAAATTCCCTATCAAGATTATCCTTGGCTCCCTCAAAATTTACCTTTATTAGAAGGCTTTTTGTTTCCCGATACTTATCAAGTGGAATCGGCTGAAGTGACACCCCAAGTCATCATTCGTCAGATGTTAGATCGGTTTCAAGAATCGGCTTTACCGATCTATCAACAAGCGAAATCCCAACTGAATTTGGATTTGAATGAATGGGTGACACTCGCGAGTATTGTGGAGAAAGAAGCCGTTGTCGCTGAAGAACGAAATCGCATTTCCGGGGTGTTTCACAACCGTTTGCAAAAGGGAATTCAACTCGCTTCTGATCCGACGGTAGAATATGCTTTGGGAATTCGTCAAACCGTTGATCAACCCCTAACCTTTAAACAGGTGGAAACGCCGTCTCCCTACAATACTTATATTAATGTGGGTTTACCGCCAACGGCGATCGCAAGTCCGGGTTTAGCGAGTTTAAAAGCAACACTTAACCCTGAAAAAACCGATTATCTCTACTTTATGGCACGTTACGACGGAACCCATATTTTCAGTCGAACAGAAGCGGAACATCAAGCAGCAATTGCTGAAGTTGAACGCAATCTTTCTTCTCAATAA
- the proB gene encoding glutamate 5-kinase → MSQTLVIKIGTSSLTQATTGHLALSTLATLVETLTRLRYQGYRVVLVSSGAVGVGRDRLGLTERPRTIALKQAVAAVGQGRLMRVYDDLFSSLQQPIAQVLLTRGDLVQRNGYVNVYNTFQQLLKLGVIPIVNENDTVAVDELKFGDNDTLSALVASLVEADWLFLLTDVDQLYSADPRENPNAQPISLITSMKQLEEFQVQTGDSRSGWGTGGMITKIEAARIATGSGVRTVITEGKYPQNLEKILQGEAIGTQFEPQIRPVNARKHWIANVLIPLGKLYLDAGAVKAISQRGKSLLAAGITKIDGEFTVQDSVQICDLEGQEIARGLVNYNRGELQKIKGLHSDKIPEILGYEGAETVVHRDNLVIREQGIGNWE, encoded by the coding sequence ATGTCTCAAACCCTTGTTATCAAAATTGGTACATCGAGTTTAACCCAGGCTACAACTGGACATTTAGCGTTATCGACGTTGGCAACCTTAGTCGAAACCTTGACTCGGTTACGATATCAGGGGTATCGAGTGGTTTTGGTTTCTTCCGGTGCGGTCGGAGTGGGACGCGATCGCTTAGGATTAACCGAACGTCCCCGCACTATTGCTTTAAAACAAGCGGTAGCCGCCGTGGGTCAAGGTCGGTTGATGCGCGTTTATGATGATTTATTTAGTTCCCTCCAACAACCCATTGCTCAAGTCCTGCTGACACGGGGAGATTTAGTTCAACGTAACGGTTATGTGAATGTTTATAATACGTTTCAACAATTGTTAAAATTAGGCGTTATTCCCATTGTTAATGAAAATGATACCGTTGCCGTTGATGAACTAAAATTTGGGGATAATGATACTCTTTCGGCATTAGTTGCGAGTTTAGTAGAGGCGGATTGGTTATTTTTATTAACAGATGTTGATCAATTATATTCAGCCGACCCGCGTGAAAATCCCAATGCTCAACCCATTAGTTTAATCACCAGTATGAAACAATTGGAAGAATTTCAAGTGCAAACGGGAGATTCTCGCAGTGGGTGGGGAACGGGAGGGATGATTACGAAAATTGAAGCAGCCAGAATTGCTACGGGATCAGGGGTGAGAACGGTGATTACAGAGGGAAAATACCCCCAAAATTTAGAAAAAATCCTGCAAGGGGAAGCCATTGGGACTCAATTTGAACCCCAAATTCGACCTGTTAATGCTCGAAAACATTGGATTGCTAATGTATTAATTCCACTGGGTAAACTGTATTTAGATGCAGGGGCTGTTAAAGCAATTTCTCAACGGGGGAAATCTCTATTAGCGGCAGGAATCACGAAAATTGATGGAGAATTTACGGTTCAGGATTCGGTACAAATTTGTGATTTAGAAGGACAGGAAATTGCTAGGGGTTTAGTTAATTATAATCGTGGAGAATTACAAAAAATCAAGGGTTTGCATTCGGATAAAATTCCTGAAATTTTAGGGTATGAAGGTGCAGAAACAGTGGTTCATCGAGATAACTTAGTGATCAGGGAACAGGGAATAGGGAACTGGGAGTAG
- a CDS encoding YqeG family HAD IIIA-type phosphatase codes for MSWGKLLQPDLVLGDCVVHLTADLLEQHQIKGMVLDVDETLVPITEKSVSEHLKGWIDTLKPHTCLWLVSNNISQARIGSIAETLNLPYISGAGKPSRRKLKRAVEAMDLPVEQVAMVGDRLFTDVLAGNRLGMFTILVEPMVDPTMMPPANSVRNIEVWLSKMLGATLH; via the coding sequence ATGTCTTGGGGGAAACTCTTACAACCTGATTTAGTTTTGGGAGATTGCGTTGTCCATTTGACGGCGGATCTATTAGAACAGCACCAAATTAAAGGAATGGTGCTAGATGTGGATGAAACCTTAGTTCCGATTACGGAAAAGTCCGTGTCTGAACATCTTAAAGGTTGGATCGATACCCTCAAACCTCATACTTGTCTATGGTTGGTGAGTAACAATATTAGCCAAGCTCGGATTGGTAGTATTGCTGAAACGTTAAATTTGCCCTACATTAGTGGCGCTGGTAAACCTTCTCGTCGGAAACTCAAGCGAGCCGTTGAAGCGATGGATTTACCCGTAGAACAGGTGGCAATGGTGGGCGATCGCTTATTTACAGATGTTTTGGCGGGAAACCGTTTAGGAATGTTTACAATCCTGGTAGAGCCGATGGTTGATCCCACCATGATGCCTCCAGCTAATTCTGTTCGTAATATTGAAGTGTGGCTCTCCAAAATGCTAGGGGCAACCCTGCACTGA
- a CDS encoding MGMT family protein — protein sequence MSKYEQIYAIVSQIPWGKVATYGQIAELANLGQQARLVGYALYKIPLETSDIPWHRVINAKGEISHSLWRKGTDFLQRSLLEAEGIQFNAQNKINLSEYLWIPQIQDI from the coding sequence ATGTCAAAGTATGAGCAAATCTATGCCATTGTCTCTCAAATTCCTTGGGGAAAAGTTGCGACCTATGGACAGATTGCAGAACTCGCTAATTTAGGTCAGCAGGCGCGTTTAGTCGGTTATGCTTTATATAAAATTCCTTTAGAAACTTCCGATATTCCTTGGCATCGAGTTATTAATGCAAAAGGAGAAATTTCCCATTCCTTGTGGCGTAAAGGTACAGATTTTCTTCAGCGATCGCTTTTAGAAGCAGAAGGAATTCAATTTAACGCTCAAAATAAAATTAATCTTTCTGAGTATCTTTGGATACCTCAAATCCAGGACATCTAA